The following proteins come from a genomic window of Burkholderia sp. PAMC 26561:
- a CDS encoding IS30 family transposase has protein sequence MHKANQYEQLQAEERLEIASLRQRGSSIRAMARILGRSASTVSRELRRNSSVLGYVPAAAHALSSARRTDTVTAPKLGPHSACWRVVLTLLEWRWSPQQISGILKRMFPTDPTLQISHETIYTTIYAHPGGELRRQLIACLRRAHRARMSRTRGNDRRWQIPNMVSIHVHPPEIEDRVMPGHWEGDFIKGEGNRSSVGVLVERTSRLVLLAKMHDATAESALAGFSAKLNSIPEHLRQSFTYDQGRELSRHQELAAQTGVNVYFCNPHSPWQRGTCENTNGLLREYLPKGTDLSVHSQADLDIIADSLNKRPRATHAFHSPFEVFAATLQAADLATSSKH, from the coding sequence ATGCACAAAGCGAATCAGTATGAGCAGTTGCAAGCCGAGGAACGTCTAGAGATCGCGAGCCTGCGTCAACGGGGCTCGAGTATCCGGGCCATGGCCCGGATACTCGGACGCTCGGCCTCTACCGTCAGCCGTGAACTGAGGCGCAATAGCTCTGTGCTCGGTTATGTCCCAGCGGCGGCGCACGCGCTCAGTTCGGCCCGACGAACCGACACGGTCACCGCGCCCAAACTTGGGCCTCACAGCGCCTGCTGGAGGGTCGTCCTCACGCTGCTCGAGTGGCGTTGGTCACCTCAGCAAATCTCTGGAATTCTCAAGCGTATGTTTCCGACCGATCCTACTTTGCAGATCTCGCACGAAACGATTTACACGACCATCTACGCTCACCCAGGCGGAGAATTACGGCGCCAACTCATTGCTTGTTTGCGTCGTGCTCATCGCGCCCGTATGTCGCGCACGCGGGGTAATGATCGCCGCTGGCAAATTCCCAATATGGTCAGCATTCACGTGCACCCACCTGAAATCGAGGATCGCGTGATGCCCGGGCACTGGGAGGGCGACTTCATCAAAGGCGAAGGCAATCGCTCCTCAGTTGGCGTGTTGGTGGAGAGAACAAGCCGTCTGGTACTGCTGGCCAAGATGCACGATGCCACAGCCGAATCTGCACTGGCCGGCTTCTCGGCCAAGCTCAACTCGATTCCCGAACACTTGCGTCAAAGCTTCACTTACGACCAAGGGCGTGAACTCTCACGACATCAAGAACTTGCCGCTCAAACTGGCGTGAACGTCTATTTTTGCAATCCACATAGCCCGTGGCAGCGCGGAACTTGTGAAAATACCAATGGCCTGTTGCGCGAGTATTTACCCAAAGGCACCGATCTTTCCGTGCATAGTCAGGCAGACCTCGACATCATTGCCGACAGCTTGAACAAGCGACCTCGTGCCACCCATGCGTTTCATTCTCCCTTCGAGGTATTCGCCGCGACGCTACAAGCAGCGGATCTAGCAACGTCATCTAAACATTAA
- a CDS encoding isochorismatase family cysteine hydrolase, with the protein MNIPSYSTETTALVLVDVLNDFLAEDGKLHGMIGPMLDQTNLIEHLKRLLEGARAAGLKIFFSPHGVDEHSFDDVHHVHPRFQFGLENKVFWKGSRGANFFEPLRPQNGEIIISQHRMFDSFVGTDLEKQLRNHGIEKVVIAGLTSQTCVEGTGRHALETGFHVTFLKDAVADFTELAHRAALDVSYPTFGHEVLTIEEFLNAVTAA; encoded by the coding sequence ATGAACATCCCAAGTTATTCAACCGAAACAACGGCCCTGGTATTGGTAGATGTATTGAACGACTTTCTGGCTGAAGATGGAAAGCTCCACGGCATGATCGGTCCTATGCTCGATCAGACTAATTTGATAGAGCATCTCAAGCGACTCCTGGAAGGAGCGCGTGCCGCTGGTCTAAAGATCTTTTTCTCGCCACACGGTGTTGACGAGCATAGCTTTGACGACGTTCACCATGTGCATCCGCGTTTTCAGTTTGGCCTGGAAAACAAGGTTTTCTGGAAGGGTAGCCGTGGAGCTAACTTCTTTGAACCCCTACGCCCACAGAATGGTGAAATAATCATTAGTCAGCATCGTATGTTTGATTCGTTCGTTGGTACGGATCTGGAAAAGCAGTTGCGTAACCATGGTATCGAGAAGGTCGTCATCGCGGGGTTGACATCGCAAACCTGCGTCGAAGGAACCGGTCGCCATGCTCTTGAAACCGGCTTCCACGTCACCTTTCTGAAGGATGCGGTAGCCGACTTCACCGAACTGGCGCATCGAGCTGCTCTCGACGTTTCGTATCCGACTTTCGGCCACGAAGTGCTCACGATCGAAGAGTTTCTGAACGCTGTGACCGCCGCTTAG
- a CDS encoding 2-hydroxycarboxylate transporter family protein, translating into MPVLKERVPFWPNGWWTILEIRVGIIPLPVYVLLVGLIAGFALTGKVPGEISMALAILVVAGFTCAEIGKRLPVIRKIGGAAILATFLPSYLAYHHFLPARVLDVVVSFTKVSNFLYLFIASIIVGSIFSMDRTVLVRGFTKIFIPLAAGTVVAGIVGTTTGWLLGLGFEHTLLFVVIPIMAGGVGEGAIPLSVGYSEIMHLPQGPLFAQVLPTVMIGSLTAILFAGALSFIGEKLPHLTGKGVLQRVPDDLPASAPEETPVIPDVATVAAGAITAISLYLVGLLCHRFFGLPAPVSMLFVAVLIKLSHAVSPQLQSGARIVYQFFSVAVTYPLLFAIGTALTPWNDLVGAISMANVATIVITVFSLMATGFVVARWVNIYPIEAAIVNACHSGQGGTGDVAILSACDRMSLMPFAQIATRIGGAITVTITLLILSRLF; encoded by the coding sequence ATGCCTGTGCTGAAGGAACGGGTTCCATTCTGGCCCAATGGATGGTGGACCATTCTAGAAATACGTGTCGGCATTATCCCGTTGCCGGTTTATGTGTTGCTGGTTGGTCTCATTGCGGGCTTCGCCCTGACCGGGAAAGTGCCGGGCGAGATTTCCATGGCGCTGGCCATCCTCGTGGTGGCCGGCTTCACCTGTGCGGAAATCGGCAAGCGCTTGCCCGTAATCCGGAAGATAGGGGGCGCGGCTATTTTGGCAACCTTCCTGCCATCATATTTGGCCTATCATCATTTCCTGCCCGCGCGCGTTCTTGACGTCGTTGTCAGCTTCACTAAGGTCAGCAATTTTTTGTATTTGTTCATCGCGTCCATCATAGTAGGCAGCATATTTAGCATGGACCGTACCGTGCTTGTTCGTGGGTTCACAAAGATTTTTATCCCGCTTGCAGCTGGGACAGTGGTGGCGGGGATCGTCGGTACGACAACGGGTTGGTTGCTCGGACTTGGCTTTGAGCACACGTTGCTCTTCGTCGTTATTCCAATCATGGCCGGGGGTGTCGGGGAAGGCGCAATTCCACTATCAGTGGGCTATTCCGAAATTATGCATTTGCCCCAAGGGCCGCTTTTTGCCCAAGTGCTTCCGACCGTCATGATTGGCAGCCTGACGGCCATCCTGTTTGCGGGGGCACTTAGCTTTATCGGAGAAAAGTTGCCTCATCTCACGGGTAAAGGCGTTTTACAGCGAGTGCCGGACGACCTGCCCGCCAGCGCGCCTGAAGAAACCCCTGTTATACCTGATGTTGCGACGGTCGCCGCTGGTGCGATTACGGCAATTTCGCTTTACCTCGTTGGGCTCTTGTGTCACCGTTTCTTCGGTCTCCCGGCGCCGGTGTCCATGCTTTTCGTCGCGGTTCTTATCAAACTATCTCATGCCGTGTCGCCGCAGCTTCAAAGTGGGGCGCGCATTGTCTACCAGTTCTTCTCGGTTGCGGTTACGTACCCGTTGCTGTTCGCCATCGGGACGGCTTTGACGCCCTGGAACGACCTCGTCGGCGCGATAAGCATGGCCAACGTCGCGACAATCGTCATTACGGTGTTTTCGCTAATGGCGACAGGCTTCGTTGTCGCGCGTTGGGTAAACATCTATCCAATTGAAGCTGCTATCGTAAATGCGTGTCACAGCGGACAAGGTGGTACAGGCGACGTGGCGATTCTGTCTGCATGCGACCGTATGAGTCTGATGCCTTTTGCCCAGATTGCAACCCGTATCGGGGGCGCAATAACTGTCACCATAACCCTCTTGATTCTGTCTCGACTCTTCTAA
- a CDS encoding MFS transporter, with translation MISASQADTIPTPSANEEMLQQRAVSKTAWRLLPVLTLAFIFNYIDRTSVGFAALTMNADLGLSATEFGWGAGILFAGYCVLEVPSNLMLYRFGARRWLARIMITWGLAAAATALAVGPKSFYFARFVLGVAEAGFFPGVTFYLACWFPAKYRTRMLAWFMVGVPISSVISGPLSGLLLNMNGTLGLAGWQWMFIMQGLPATVIGVVVLLMLRDNPTQATWLSNDERYALIGMLASERREKEHKHFGAALKDPRVLILTAIQFGFVMGSYGIGIWLPTILKSHGLTVSAISLVSSVPYIFATLAMLTWARRVDRSGKKILNLLLTCVLGAAGMICAALLHTFWPALVGITVAVIGVTTARAVFWSIPTRFLTGAAAAGGFAFINSVGTFGGFAGPFMMGWLKDLTGSFSAGILGMAAMLLISTLLTGSLMYFVKDE, from the coding sequence ATGATTTCAGCATCGCAGGCAGACACGATTCCGACGCCGTCAGCGAACGAGGAAATGCTTCAGCAGCGTGCGGTATCGAAGACCGCCTGGCGGTTGCTTCCTGTCCTGACGCTCGCCTTCATTTTTAATTACATCGATCGGACCAGCGTGGGCTTCGCCGCGCTGACGATGAATGCAGACCTGGGCCTTTCCGCGACTGAATTTGGCTGGGGCGCCGGTATTCTGTTCGCAGGCTATTGTGTGCTCGAAGTGCCGAGCAACCTTATGCTCTATCGCTTCGGCGCCAGACGGTGGCTGGCGCGCATTATGATTACTTGGGGGCTTGCAGCCGCAGCGACTGCCTTGGCGGTAGGTCCGAAGAGTTTCTATTTCGCCCGGTTCGTATTGGGTGTCGCTGAAGCCGGCTTCTTTCCCGGCGTCACTTTCTATCTCGCCTGCTGGTTCCCAGCGAAATATCGCACCCGCATGCTTGCATGGTTCATGGTGGGCGTTCCTATTTCGTCTGTCATCAGCGGTCCGTTGTCCGGCCTGCTCTTGAACATGAACGGTACGCTCGGTCTCGCGGGTTGGCAGTGGATGTTCATTATGCAGGGATTGCCCGCGACTGTCATCGGCGTCGTGGTCTTGTTGATGCTCCGCGATAACCCGACCCAGGCAACCTGGCTGTCAAATGACGAGCGCTACGCGCTCATCGGTATGCTGGCTTCCGAGCGTCGTGAGAAAGAGCACAAGCATTTTGGCGCTGCATTGAAAGACCCACGTGTGCTGATTCTTACCGCCATTCAGTTCGGTTTCGTGATGGGCTCGTATGGCATCGGCATCTGGTTGCCGACCATTCTGAAGTCACACGGACTCACCGTATCCGCAATCAGTCTCGTCTCGTCAGTTCCCTACATCTTCGCAACACTGGCGATGTTGACATGGGCAAGACGCGTCGACCGAAGCGGGAAAAAGATTCTAAACCTCTTGCTGACATGCGTGCTCGGGGCAGCAGGGATGATCTGTGCAGCGTTGCTCCATACATTCTGGCCCGCGCTTGTCGGGATCACGGTGGCCGTGATTGGCGTGACGACAGCGCGCGCAGTGTTCTGGAGCATTCCTACCCGCTTCCTCACAGGCGCGGCAGCTGCGGGCGGTTTCGCGTTCATCAATTCCGTCGGCACGTTCGGTGGCTTCGCGGGACCGTTCATGATGGGATGGTTGAAGGACCTGACCGGCTCTTTCTCGGCGGGCATCCTTGGCATGGCCGCGATGCTGCTTATCTCGACCCTTCTCACTGGCTCGCTGATGTACTTCGTCAAGGACGAATGA
- a CDS encoding amidohydrolase family protein, translating to MSLTKSIVDTHAHVFHRGLMFVPSRRFTPNYDARLDSYLAQLDANGVALGVLIAVSVLGNNNNYLLDCLRSHPERLRGVVSIDPSTDIRKFDAFASAGVVGVRVNLTGDFPAPDFRSGAWAEAVAECMKHDWHIEINDRAARLHQSLTPLINAGAKVVVDHFGMPDRQKGIDDPGFDHLLQVADTRQVWVKLSGAYRTSFDIARDAAPRLLEAFGPERLLWASDWPFTQHESTQDYRTQRVAINDWIADSREREVVLSDTPRSLFKF from the coding sequence ATGTCATTGACCAAATCCATTGTTGACACCCACGCTCACGTGTTCCATAGGGGACTGATGTTTGTCCCGTCGCGCCGCTTCACGCCAAACTACGATGCCCGGCTCGATTCTTATCTGGCTCAACTCGACGCCAACGGAGTTGCGCTCGGCGTGCTAATCGCCGTCAGCGTTTTGGGCAACAATAACAACTACCTGCTGGATTGCCTGCGGTCGCATCCCGAACGCCTGCGCGGCGTGGTCTCAATTGACCCGAGCACCGACATTCGCAAGTTTGATGCGTTCGCTTCCGCTGGCGTTGTAGGAGTCCGCGTGAATCTAACCGGTGACTTCCCAGCACCGGATTTCAGGTCAGGAGCGTGGGCAGAGGCCGTCGCAGAGTGCATGAAACATGACTGGCATATCGAAATCAATGACCGGGCGGCCCGTTTGCATCAGTCGCTAACGCCGCTAATCAACGCGGGAGCGAAGGTCGTCGTCGACCATTTCGGCATGCCGGACCGACAGAAAGGCATCGATGACCCAGGGTTCGACCATTTGCTTCAGGTCGCCGACACCCGCCAGGTTTGGGTGAAGCTCTCGGGCGCCTATCGGACAAGCTTCGACATCGCACGAGATGCCGCGCCGCGGCTACTTGAAGCGTTTGGGCCAGAACGTCTGCTCTGGGCGAGCGACTGGCCTTTCACGCAGCATGAATCAACGCAGGACTATAGAACCCAGCGCGTGGCAATCAACGACTGGATTGCCGATTCGAGGGAACGTGAGGTGGTGCTTTCTGATACGCCGCGAAGCCTCTTCAAGTTCTGA
- a CDS encoding GntR family transcriptional regulator has translation MTTDLTNSQQKALREIVAHVRRERLPAGTHLPEWTLAKLIGTSRSPIRVALNRLVQSGVMRYDKNRGYSVQASFSELPTDVLEQVNSVEDPLYLRLADAHFRGAVPKSVTEADLTRLLEASRSDIRKVLVRAHSEGWAEKEAGYGWRFLPMIDSLEAYDDMYALRLAIEPAGILNPKFRPNLDMLHELRREQLAILEGGHEAMTPTERFESNARFHEAIAAWSGNRFALQTLRRLDQMRRLAEYRQARQQLPRRALAQEHIDILDAIESGDMLAAASLMRQHVDAARRKKAVMEVFDRADTLQPLEVDA, from the coding sequence ATGACAACTGATTTGACCAATAGTCAGCAGAAGGCGCTTCGCGAAATCGTCGCGCACGTGAGACGTGAGAGGTTGCCCGCCGGCACGCACCTACCCGAGTGGACGTTGGCCAAGCTTATTGGAACGTCCCGGTCGCCCATTCGGGTCGCGCTAAACCGCTTGGTCCAATCCGGCGTAATGCGCTACGACAAGAATCGCGGCTACTCAGTGCAAGCATCGTTTAGTGAACTTCCGACCGACGTCCTAGAACAGGTCAACTCAGTGGAGGATCCGCTATATCTCCGTCTGGCCGATGCGCACTTTCGGGGGGCTGTACCTAAGTCAGTGACGGAGGCGGACCTGACTCGTTTGCTCGAGGCGTCCCGGAGCGATATCCGTAAGGTACTGGTGCGAGCGCACAGCGAGGGCTGGGCTGAGAAGGAGGCGGGCTATGGCTGGCGCTTCTTGCCGATGATTGATTCGCTAGAAGCGTATGACGACATGTATGCTCTACGCCTGGCAATCGAGCCCGCGGGTATTCTTAATCCAAAATTCCGCCCCAATCTTGACATGCTGCATGAGCTCCGTCGCGAGCAGTTGGCCATCCTTGAAGGGGGGCACGAAGCGATGACCCCTACGGAGCGATTCGAATCCAATGCGCGTTTTCACGAGGCGATAGCCGCTTGGTCGGGCAACCGGTTTGCATTACAGACACTTCGTCGGCTCGACCAAATGCGCCGACTCGCTGAATATCGTCAGGCCCGACAGCAACTGCCGAGGCGCGCGCTCGCTCAAGAGCACATCGACATCCTTGATGCAATTGAAAGCGGCGACATGCTGGCAGCGGCCAGTTTAATGCGACAGCATGTGGACGCCGCGCGCCGCAAAAAGGCGGTCATGGAGGTTTTTGATCGTGCGGATACGCTGCAGCCGCTCGAGGTCGATGCCTAG
- a CDS encoding alpha/beta fold hydrolase, whose amino-acid sequence MPAVLIHGVPDTFRVWGSVRACLSRKDVFALSLPGFGSPLPRNFSATKEEYISWIVGQLERFVEPVDLVGHDWGCMFAMRIASLRPDLIRSWAAGGGPLSIGYEWHPLAKIWQTPEEGEEWMRAQCVSVLPDILAKSGLSRDNAKATVSHIDHTMQSCILNLYRSARRVGEEWQPGLANVTAPGLVFWGESDSACPVRFSDELVANTGARRMLKVDSEHWTILERSEEVAHALEDHWAAAASTAIDNGEK is encoded by the coding sequence ATGCCTGCAGTGTTAATACATGGAGTACCCGACACGTTTCGGGTTTGGGGATCGGTACGAGCTTGCCTTTCGCGTAAAGACGTGTTTGCACTGTCACTCCCCGGTTTTGGTAGTCCACTTCCAAGAAACTTCTCAGCAACAAAAGAGGAGTACATTTCATGGATCGTTGGCCAACTGGAACGGTTCGTAGAACCTGTCGATCTCGTCGGACATGATTGGGGCTGTATGTTCGCAATGCGGATTGCATCGTTGCGACCTGATCTTATTCGATCGTGGGCAGCTGGCGGTGGACCTTTAAGCATCGGTTATGAATGGCATCCGCTTGCAAAAATTTGGCAAACGCCAGAAGAAGGTGAAGAGTGGATGAGGGCACAATGCGTTTCTGTTCTTCCCGATATCTTGGCGAAATCAGGGCTTTCAAGGGATAACGCTAAAGCAACGGTGAGCCACATCGATCACACGATGCAATCCTGCATTCTAAATCTTTACCGTTCCGCGAGACGTGTCGGCGAGGAGTGGCAGCCTGGTCTTGCAAATGTTACCGCGCCTGGCTTAGTGTTCTGGGGTGAGAGCGACTCCGCTTGTCCTGTCCGCTTTTCCGACGAGCTTGTAGCCAATACCGGGGCGCGTAGGATGCTAAAAGTGGATTCCGAGCACTGGACAATTTTAGAGAGAAGCGAGGAAGTGGCGCATGCGTTGGAAGATCACTGGGCTGCGGCTGCATCTACAGCAATTGATAATGGAGAGAAATGA
- a CDS encoding haloalkane dehalogenase — MMDQFPKEKRFATIHGKRMAYIEHGEGDPIVFLHGNPTSSYLWRNIMPYLQGRGKLIAPDLIGMGDSDKLEESGPDRYSYVEHRHFLFALLESLNVREKVTLILHDWGSALGFHWAHQHASAMKGIAFMEAIVGPFPTWDDFPENGRTLFQRFRSDAGDDMILNENTFIDVVLRNSVLRGLTDAEMTEYRRPYLMPGEDRRTMLSWPRQLPIEGSPADVVSIVKEYGTWLASSKVPKLFVNAEPGAMLTGALRDFVRTWPCLSEFTVAGVHYVQEDSPDEIGNGIAHWLDKIDTSIS; from the coding sequence ATGATGGATCAATTTCCGAAAGAAAAACGTTTCGCGACCATTCACGGAAAGCGAATGGCCTACATCGAGCATGGCGAGGGCGACCCCATCGTTTTCCTCCATGGTAATCCGACGTCGTCTTATTTGTGGCGCAATATCATGCCCTATCTTCAAGGGCGGGGAAAGTTGATCGCTCCCGATCTCATTGGCATGGGTGATTCGGATAAGCTAGAAGAGAGTGGCCCGGATCGTTACTCCTATGTCGAACACCGTCATTTTCTGTTCGCCTTACTTGAGTCGCTTAATGTAAGGGAGAAAGTAACGCTCATCTTGCACGACTGGGGTTCGGCGCTCGGATTTCATTGGGCGCACCAACACGCGTCGGCAATGAAAGGCATCGCATTTATGGAGGCTATTGTCGGACCATTTCCAACCTGGGACGACTTTCCAGAAAACGGAAGAACTCTTTTTCAACGTTTCAGATCTGACGCCGGCGACGACATGATTCTCAACGAGAACACGTTCATCGACGTGGTTCTCCGCAATTCGGTCCTGCGGGGGCTTACTGATGCAGAAATGACCGAGTATCGGCGGCCTTATCTGATGCCAGGCGAAGACCGTCGCACGATGTTGAGTTGGCCGCGGCAGCTACCGATTGAGGGGTCGCCTGCGGACGTTGTCTCTATTGTGAAAGAATACGGAACTTGGCTCGCGAGTTCAAAAGTGCCAAAGTTGTTCGTTAACGCCGAGCCGGGTGCCATGCTAACCGGTGCGTTGCGAGACTTCGTTCGAACGTGGCCATGTCTTTCCGAATTCACAGTCGCAGGTGTGCACTATGTTCAGGAAGACTCGCCGGACGAAATCGGAAATGGCATCGCGCATTGGCTTGATAAGATTGACACTAGCATTTCGTAG
- a CDS encoding TetR/AcrR family transcriptional regulator, whose amino-acid sequence MPRSRTLAKDAIVAAAMEHFWHYGFAGASMADLVDATGASRAAIYSEFGGKDQLFIACLDAYREKIVNPAFARVEAEGAMLNAVRTYFEAQISRGVAKGLPGSGCLFANTMIELAPHDHLAMAKVREHNARLTAGFYQVLANENAAEARLSSSEIHALAVTMTTSTQGLWSLSRTVDDAAVLHRIVHTLISLVTDRVSK is encoded by the coding sequence ATGCCTCGTTCACGCACACTCGCCAAAGACGCAATAGTCGCCGCCGCCATGGAGCATTTTTGGCACTATGGATTCGCTGGCGCTTCCATGGCGGATCTTGTGGACGCAACTGGCGCAAGTCGAGCAGCGATCTACAGCGAATTTGGCGGGAAAGATCAACTGTTTATCGCTTGCTTAGACGCGTACAGGGAGAAGATCGTTAATCCCGCCTTTGCGAGGGTTGAAGCTGAGGGAGCAATGCTAAACGCAGTTCGTACGTATTTCGAGGCGCAGATTTCACGCGGGGTAGCGAAAGGTTTGCCTGGGTCGGGATGTTTATTTGCAAACACGATGATTGAACTTGCGCCGCACGATCACCTAGCAATGGCGAAGGTTCGCGAACACAACGCCCGGCTTACCGCTGGCTTTTATCAGGTTCTGGCAAACGAAAACGCTGCTGAGGCACGACTTAGCAGCAGTGAAATCCACGCGCTCGCCGTGACCATGACGACTTCGACCCAAGGACTCTGGTCTCTCTCGCGAACGGTAGACGATGCAGCGGTATTGCATCGAATCGTTCATACACTTATCAGTTTGGTAACTGACAGGGTTAGTAAATGA
- a CDS encoding IS256 family transposase, giving the protein MKKLTEETSAGKSEARPSGLDDLIQQGARQIVQQAIEAELAALLERYDNVKTLDGRRTVIRNGYLPEREVVTAIGPVTVKVPKVRDRSGSGVKFNSNIVPPYIRKSPRVSAALPWLYLRGVSTGDMGEALSVLLGEEANGLSPNVVSRLKAQWADEHILWNQRDLSDARWVYWWADGIHTGLRSDDSDGQCLLVIIGVKPDGTKERVAIGDGFRESKDAWCELLLDLKARGLQSGPLLAAGDGAMGLWAALAEVFPKTRHQRCWFHKTGNILNALPKSQHGRAKAGLQEIWQAATREEARAAFNRFIDAYSAKYPKATEKLTKDSDELLAFYDFPAEHWQHLRTTNPIESTFATVRHRTTRTRNCVSRATFLGLAFKLIESAEKSWRRIRAPEKVASLLQGVPFKDGLPVTDSTPAQQPLAA; this is encoded by the coding sequence ATGAAGAAGCTTACAGAAGAAACAAGCGCGGGTAAATCGGAAGCACGGCCCAGTGGGCTTGACGATTTGATTCAACAGGGCGCGCGGCAGATTGTCCAGCAAGCGATCGAGGCAGAATTGGCGGCATTGCTAGAAAGATACGACAACGTGAAGACCCTTGATGGAAGACGGACTGTGATTCGCAATGGCTACCTGCCTGAGCGCGAGGTCGTCACAGCAATCGGCCCGGTCACCGTGAAGGTGCCGAAAGTTCGCGATCGCTCGGGCTCGGGCGTGAAGTTCAATTCGAACATCGTGCCGCCCTACATTCGGAAGTCACCCCGCGTGTCAGCGGCGTTGCCCTGGCTGTATCTACGTGGCGTCTCGACCGGCGACATGGGAGAAGCGCTGAGCGTGCTGCTGGGCGAAGAGGCCAACGGTCTTTCGCCCAACGTGGTCAGCCGTCTAAAGGCTCAGTGGGCCGACGAGCACATCCTGTGGAATCAGCGTGATCTGTCAGACGCCCGCTGGGTCTATTGGTGGGCCGATGGCATCCACACGGGGTTGCGCAGCGACGATTCGGATGGCCAGTGCTTGTTGGTCATCATCGGCGTGAAGCCGGACGGAACGAAAGAACGCGTCGCGATCGGCGACGGGTTCCGCGAGTCGAAGGACGCCTGGTGCGAGCTCTTGCTGGATCTGAAAGCGCGAGGCCTACAAAGCGGTCCGCTGCTCGCGGCCGGCGATGGGGCAATGGGGCTGTGGGCAGCATTGGCCGAAGTGTTTCCGAAAACGCGGCACCAGCGTTGCTGGTTTCACAAGACTGGAAACATTCTCAACGCTTTGCCCAAATCGCAGCATGGTCGGGCCAAAGCTGGCCTGCAGGAGATCTGGCAAGCCGCCACACGCGAAGAAGCGCGCGCGGCCTTCAACCGCTTCATTGACGCTTATTCGGCCAAGTATCCGAAGGCGACGGAGAAACTCACAAAAGACAGTGATGAGTTGCTTGCCTTCTATGACTTTCCTGCCGAACACTGGCAGCACTTGCGAACGACTAATCCCATTGAGTCGACCTTCGCCACAGTTCGGCATCGAACAACCCGCACGCGCAATTGCGTCTCGCGGGCGACCTTCCTGGGCCTCGCATTCAAGCTGATCGAGTCGGCGGAAAAATCGTGGCGGCGCATTCGTGCGCCCGAAAAAGTCGCCTCACTGCTCCAAGGCGTTCCTTTCAAAGACGGACTACCGGTGACCGACAGCACACCGGCTCAGCAACCGCTTGCCGCCTGA